From Passer domesticus isolate bPasDom1 chromosome 8, bPasDom1.hap1, whole genome shotgun sequence, a single genomic window includes:
- the SLC16A12 gene encoding monocarboxylate transporter 12: protein MAMASARRARPAGPPDGGWGWMIVAGCFLVTICTRAVTRCISIFFVEFQAYFGQDYARTAWIHSIVDCATMLCAPLGSLISNHVSCQVGIMLGGLLASTGLILSSFATSLEHLYLSLGVLTGLGFALCYSPAIAMVGKYFNKRKALAYGIAMSGSGIGTFILAPVVQLLIEQFSWRGALLILGGFVLNLCVCGALMRPISLKEDCKTAPELLEQNYVPETEKQDLKRMSVCSPLIKLWPHECSWKEYDFLLMPGFMVLAVSILFMAYGCSPLFVYLVPYALSVGVSHHQAAFLMSILGVIDIIGNITFGWLTDRRCLKKHRYFCYLFAVGMDGLSCLFLPVLQSFPLLVPFSFTFGYFDGAYVTLIPVVTADVVGTALLSSALGVVYFLHAIPYLVSPPVAGWLVDTTGSYTASFLLSGFSMIFSSALLCFARLAKKIKRTHLPSLTGNTALKQHIWTNGAIAYSVTAELDQRDVEFLSVDKNSSSNSSSNR, encoded by the exons ATGGCCATGGCCTCGGCCCGCCGCGCCCGGCCCGCCGGGCCCCCCGACGGCGGCTGGGGATGGATGATTGTCGCTGGCTGCTTCCTCGTCACCATCTGCACCAGGGCCGTGACAAG GTGCATCTCCATATTTTTTGTGGAGTTTCAGGCATACTTTGGGCAGGATTATGCCAGAACTGCTTGGATCCACTCCATTGTCGACTGTGCTACGATGCTTTGTG CCCCGCTTGGGAGTTTAATCAGTAATCATGTGTCCTGCCAAGTTGGTATCATGCTAGGAGGGCTGCTTGCATCTACTGGACTAATTTTGAGCTCATTCGCCACCAGTCTGGAACATCTCTACTTATCATTAGGAGTCCTCACAG GACTTGGGTTTGCACTTTGTTATTCTCCAGCCATTGCGATGGTGGGCAAATACTTCAACAAAAGGAAAGCACTGGCGTATGGAATAGCCATGTCAGGAAGTGGAATTGGTACCTTCATCCTGGCCCCTGTGGTCCAGCTCTTAATTGAGCAGTTTTCCTGGCGAGGAGCTCTGCTCATCCTGGGAGGTTTTGTTTTAAACCTCTGTGTCTGTGGTGCCTTGATGCGGCCTATTTCTCTTAAGGAGGATTGTAAAACTGCTCCTGAGTTGCTTGAACAGAATTATGTCCCGGAAACAGAGAAACAAGACTTAAAGCGAATGTCCGTCTGTTCACCTTTAATCAAATTGTGGCCTCATGAATGTTCATGGAAGGAATATGACTTTTTGCTGATGCCAGGATTCATGGTGCTGGCAGTGTCAATTTTATTTATGGCATATGGCTGCAGCCCTCTTTTTGTCTACCTAGTGCCTTATGCCTTGAGTGTTGGAGTGAGCCATCACCAGGCTGCCTTCCTCATGTCCATTCTTGGTGTCATAGACATCATTGGTAATATCACCTTTGGATGGCTCACAGACAGAAG GTGCCTGAAGAAACATCGATACTTTTGCTACCTCTTTGCTGTGGGAATGGATGGCCTCTCTTGTCTTTTCCTGCCAGTTCTCCAAAGCTTCCCCTTGCTTGTGCCTTTCTCATTTACCTTTGGCTACTTTGATGGAGCCTATGTAACTCTGATCCCTGTTGTGACAGCAGATGTAGTGGGAACTGCTTTGTTGTCATCAGCACTGGGCGTTGTGTATTTTCTTCATGCCATACCATATCTAGTGAGCCCACCTGTGGCAG gTTGGCTTGTGGACACAACTGGCAGCTATACGGCATCATTTCTCCTGAGTGGATTTTCTATGATATTTAGTTCAGCATTATTGTGCTTTGCAAGACTAGcaaagaaaatcaaaagaaCACATTTGCCATCCCTCACTGGTAACACAGCCTTGAAACAGCACATCTGGACAAATGGAGCAATAGCTTATTCTGTCACAGCAGAATTAGACCAAAGGGATGTTGAATTTTTGTCTGTGGATAAAAACAGCTCCAGCAACAGCTCCAGCAACAGGTGA